A genomic region of Homalodisca vitripennis isolate AUS2020 chromosome 5, UT_GWSS_2.1, whole genome shotgun sequence contains the following coding sequences:
- the LOC124361982 gene encoding uncharacterized protein LOC124361982 isoform X2, whose protein sequence is MEYRNTEVPTCCESGEVVNNEGGMAQQAQPPVLSLAQPQSEALAGGQPGTTQAASPQLQTQTPTTLSISTADPEKRKVHADKCQRQESQANGEAWQVQEEAARQQVPQLTSVNYGKVNPSVPQVMPPPQLQQRGPPPTPLLSMEQWQQNRKNKLEEVLKKIPATIKQRTRE, encoded by the exons ATGGAGTATAGAAATACTGAGGTGCCAACATGTTGTGAGA gTGGTGAAGTGGTAAACAATGAGGGTGGGATGGCGCAGCAAGCCCAGCCCCCTGTTCTTTCCCTTGCTCAGCCACAGTCGGAGGCCCTGGCTGGTGGCCAACCTGGCACTACTCAAGCTGCCTCCCCCCAGTTGCAGACACAGACCCCCACCACCCTCTCTATTTCTACTGCTGACCCCGAGAAACGGAAAGTCCATGCAGACAAGTGTCAAAGGCAGGAGAGCCAGGCAAACGGCGAGGCATGGCAG GTTCAAGAGGAGGCAGCTAGGCAGCAAGTGCCCCAGTTGACTTCGGTCAACTATGGCAAGGTAAACCCTTCTGTACCCCAAGTGATGCCCCCACCACAGTTACAGCAACGGGGACCCCCACCTACACCTCTGCTCTCAATGGAACAGTGGCAGCAGAACAG gAAAAATAAATTGGAAGAAGTTCTGAAGAAAATTCCAGCCACCATAAAACAAAGAACACGTGAATGA